One Sulfolobus sp. S-194 DNA segment encodes these proteins:
- a CDS encoding quinol oxidase — protein MKRATVIALFLVLVTVAVISLEVQYDSYDYIGYNPNNNAGVGVVHASFANALGSYKGPYVIIYVTGQQWHWDFYPHDKIYTNLTVVPVDEPVVFVIHSIDVFHEFFVQSATSNFTLFNFGAEAVPGYYSYIVLVFPQPGLYHVACAEYCGTAAVGLGHSWLVGTIVATANYTYALELTGGVPPQGVWSPYSVSGVGVGGY, from the coding sequence ATGAAACGAGCCACAGTTATAGCCCTATTCTTAGTTCTGGTAACTGTAGCTGTAATTTCGTTAGAAGTACAATACGACTCATATGACTATATAGGATATAATCCAAATAACAATGCTGGTGTAGGAGTAGTTCATGCCTCTTTCGCAAACGCTCTTGGATCATATAAAGGACCTTATGTCATAATATATGTTACTGGTCAACAATGGCACTGGGATTTCTATCCTCATGACAAAATATATACCAATCTAACAGTTGTTCCAGTGGACGAACCAGTAGTTTTTGTTATTCATAGCATAGATGTATTCCACGAGTTCTTCGTGCAGAGTGCTACAAGTAATTTCACTCTATTCAATTTTGGTGCTGAAGCAGTTCCAGGCTACTATTCATATATCGTGTTAGTATTTCCACAGCCAGGTTTATATCATGTAGCTTGTGCGGAATACTGCGGTACTGCAGCAGTAGGATTAGGTCACTCTTGGTTAGTAGGAACAATAGTTGCTACGGCAAACTATACTTATGCTTTAGAATTAACCGGTGGAGTACCACCACAAGGAGTTTGGTCCCCATATAGTGTAAGTGGTGTTGGGGTAGGTGGTTATTGA
- a CDS encoding TA0938 family protein, producing the protein MKIIVNGKEAGSKETGCALCGATWGEYYEDVDGDRLFFCCDFCALEFKNMINEVKKRTGWSKIDELTINGNYYTGRTCVAKLGEKEYKFYVKFNEEGEVGIFKEV; encoded by the coding sequence ATGAAAATAATAGTAAATGGAAAAGAAGCTGGAAGTAAAGAAACAGGATGTGCATTATGCGGAGCTACTTGGGGAGAATATTATGAAGACGTTGACGGTGATAGATTGTTCTTTTGCTGTGATTTTTGTGCATTAGAATTTAAGAATATGATTAACGAGGTTAAGAAGAGAACTGGATGGAGTAAGATAGATGAATTAACAATCAATGGTAATTATTATACGGGAAGAACTTGCGTAGCTAAATTGGGAGAAAAAGAGTATAAATTCTATGTGAAGTTTAACGAAGAGGGAGAAGTAGGAATATTTAAAGAAGTTTAG
- a CDS encoding MFS transporter: MERTFLRYVPILAFITIMTMYVEMVILPSLPEIENQFSITSSEASWILSSETLAGMALAPFLGKLADSYGRKKVLIIILIAYTISVFLTAISPNYLILILSRSIQGIGLSINPIAYTILRERIPDRELPIAQGIIASTFAIGAAVAIPIGSYLSQYFSWEFAYETAIPLLILSIIITYAILPSSESKIIGKELDTLGILLLSLSFLVLGVGLTEAPTWGWLSSQFFTSLAISLLLFYIFSLHISRTDNPVINPQDFKNPNIAVPLISSFITGFGLFLTFQSLVFIFELPSPVGYGMDILQTGETIAPIALVMLVAGPFFGSIVTKVGYKKVILLSSSVSSFLLLLLSYVISIKVSLIALMGFLALILFFISGMNVTRVTLLIASSERERMSTLTGTNTAMRLMGNTLGPIVVGSLEDTFKTPIFEGYINNIPMFAFIPSRLAFEYSFLVSMATTVLVSILATRIKEEIRNRRTSVSIVTS; the protein is encoded by the coding sequence ATGGAAAGGACTTTTTTAAGATATGTACCAATCCTTGCATTTATAACTATAATGACAATGTATGTGGAAATGGTAATTTTGCCTTCTTTACCAGAGATAGAGAACCAGTTTTCAATAACGTCATCGGAAGCTTCATGGATATTATCTTCAGAAACATTAGCAGGAATGGCTCTTGCTCCTTTTCTCGGAAAATTAGCTGATAGCTACGGAAGGAAGAAAGTCCTAATTATTATTCTTATTGCGTATACAATTAGCGTATTTTTAACTGCGATCTCACCCAATTATCTTATTCTTATTCTTTCAAGAAGCATACAAGGAATAGGTTTAAGCATAAACCCGATAGCTTATACAATATTACGAGAAAGAATACCAGATAGAGAATTACCAATAGCCCAAGGAATTATCGCATCAACTTTTGCAATTGGTGCAGCAGTAGCAATCCCTATTGGGAGTTATCTCTCACAGTATTTCTCATGGGAGTTTGCATATGAGACAGCAATTCCATTATTAATTTTATCAATCATTATAACTTATGCAATATTACCTTCTTCTGAAAGTAAAATTATTGGTAAAGAATTAGATACTTTAGGAATACTTCTTCTCTCCTTATCCTTCTTGGTATTAGGTGTTGGATTAACTGAAGCACCTACATGGGGATGGTTATCCTCGCAATTTTTTACATCACTCGCAATTTCCCTATTACTATTTTACATCTTCTCATTACATATAAGCAGAACTGATAATCCCGTAATAAACCCTCAGGATTTCAAGAATCCTAACATTGCAGTTCCTCTCATCTCATCATTTATAACTGGTTTCGGTTTATTCCTCACATTTCAGTCTCTAGTATTTATTTTTGAACTTCCTAGTCCAGTTGGTTATGGAATGGATATTTTGCAAACGGGTGAAACTATAGCACCTATTGCCTTAGTAATGCTGGTTGCTGGACCATTTTTTGGAAGTATAGTTACAAAAGTAGGTTATAAAAAAGTAATATTACTATCCTCTTCAGTCTCATCTTTCCTTCTTCTTCTCCTTTCGTATGTTATTTCTATTAAAGTTTCACTAATAGCGCTCATGGGTTTCTTAGCTTTAATTTTATTTTTTATTTCTGGAATGAATGTAACTAGAGTTACTTTACTTATAGCTTCTTCAGAAAGAGAAAGAATGAGTACTTTAACTGGTACTAATACTGCAATGAGATTAATGGGAAATACTTTAGGACCAATAGTAGTTGGATCGTTAGAAGACACATTTAAAACACCAATATTTGAAGGTTATATAAATAATATTCCAATGTTTGCTTTTATTCCTTCAAGACTAGCCTTTGAGTACTCATTTTTAGTATCTATGGCTACAACTGTTTTAGTTTCTATATTAGCTACAAGAATAAAAGAAGAGATTCGTAATAGAAGAACCAGCGTATCCATTGTAACCTCATAG
- a CDS encoding DUF1404 domain-containing protein: protein MELTPEEKRYLVFGLVLIVASINPLSLMIANQLEIARFSFDMLLVWGAGLIGVYLAKLMYAKGDEISKSILSLNYRTKGILYSWGIGGALLTLWYLPNFFDLSVISTEYRFLQIISFIVAGIFGGIGWEALGKAMRSFTLFSMFSMMAAIAEIFLEMAGYYSVNYYPVYPTYQLVQTSYMLFVMAAVPSTYYMVKVLKDLGLF, encoded by the coding sequence ATGGAATTGACCCCAGAAGAAAAAAGGTATCTTGTTTTTGGCTTAGTTTTAATTGTTGCTTCCATAAATCCATTATCCTTAATGATAGCTAACCAACTAGAAATAGCTAGATTTTCTTTTGACATGCTATTAGTATGGGGAGCTGGATTAATAGGAGTGTATTTAGCAAAATTAATGTATGCTAAAGGCGATGAAATAAGTAAAAGTATATTGTCTCTAAATTATAGGACAAAAGGAATACTATATAGTTGGGGTATTGGCGGTGCGTTACTAACTTTATGGTATCTTCCTAACTTTTTCGATTTGAGCGTAATCTCAACGGAGTATAGATTTCTACAAATAATCTCATTTATTGTAGCAGGCATTTTTGGCGGTATTGGCTGGGAGGCTTTAGGGAAGGCTATGAGAAGTTTTACGCTTTTCTCTATGTTTAGTATGATGGCTGCCATCGCAGAAATATTCTTAGAGATGGCTGGTTATTATTCTGTCAATTATTATCCAGTATATCCTACCTATCAGCTTGTTCAAACCTCATATATGTTGTTTGTAATGGCTGCTGTACCATCAACTTACTACATGGTAAAAGTACTTAAAGATTTGGGCTTATTTTAA
- a CDS encoding twin-arginine translocase TatA/TatE family subunit: MINMAPTITDTAVLLIVVILLFFGASKLPEIFRSLGRATGEFKKGQLEAELELAQMQQQLSQQNKSDELVKKIEELQKQIEELKKQQQSK; encoded by the coding sequence ATGATAAATATGGCTCCCACTATAACTGATACAGCAGTATTACTTATTGTAGTAATTTTACTCTTCTTCGGAGCTTCAAAGTTACCAGAGATTTTTAGATCCTTAGGGAGAGCTACTGGCGAATTTAAGAAGGGACAGCTTGAGGCGGAATTAGAATTAGCTCAAATGCAACAACAATTATCTCAACAAAACAAGAGTGATGAGCTAGTCAAAAAGATTGAAGAATTACAAAAACAAATTGAAGAACTAAAGAAACAGCAGCAAAGTAAATAA
- a CDS encoding antibiotic biosynthesis monooxygenase, which yields MISVGFYYRVKRGFEGEFERKFSDVVSFLSGFKGFRGARLYRSVDDPSEYLIYSEWEDLESYKNFINSTAYRETVEYGKKIIEGRPTHKVFQQINT from the coding sequence TTGATTAGTGTTGGTTTTTATTATAGGGTTAAGAGGGGTTTTGAGGGTGAGTTTGAGAGGAAGTTTAGTGATGTTGTTTCTTTTTTGTCTGGTTTTAAGGGTTTTAGGGGTGCTAGGCTTTATAGGAGTGTTGATGATCCTTCTGAGTATTTGATTTATAGTGAGTGGGAGGATTTGGAGTCTTATAAGAATTTTATTAATAGTACTGCTTATAGGGAGACTGTGGAATACGGTAAGAAGATTATTGAGGGAAGACCAACACACAAAGTATTCCAACAAATAAACACATAA
- a CDS encoding C2H2 type zinc finger domain-containing protein, with protein MPICPSCEVVFNSWYDVAEHIDLMANKKSDKSHVMWLNRNLSIKRLSKEELAKKLEDYFSTPDGLGMWIRKRFIEKFYGDNPHPFILAMQKPTKGVLLGYVIEHQHFLKNWVRVLSSIVFKTDKDEVIEYELENIAVEFIGFKGRPSHYELLLRMGESLGIPREKILNMQPLPDTQFAINTWRRIAEEKHWLITMACMHSLELIADRSLRNYGAKLHYFDPQILTSNEYPKAVKDFLREGYEADVSHAGEALHLVEKYAKGMEEEIQVNVLRSFDAFSKYLFARLERGIELEPQLIRVITK; from the coding sequence ATGCCTATTTGTCCTTCATGTGAAGTTGTGTTTAACAGCTGGTATGATGTTGCAGAGCATATAGATCTCATGGCTAATAAGAAGAGTGATAAGTCTCATGTTATGTGGCTTAATAGAAACTTAAGTATAAAGAGGCTTAGTAAAGAAGAGTTGGCAAAGAAATTAGAAGACTATTTCTCAACTCCAGATGGTTTAGGAATGTGGATAAGAAAAAGATTTATTGAAAAGTTCTATGGAGATAACCCTCATCCTTTCATATTAGCAATGCAAAAACCAACTAAAGGTGTTCTTCTAGGATATGTTATAGAACATCAGCATTTCTTAAAGAATTGGGTTAGAGTACTTTCTTCTATCGTGTTTAAGACTGACAAAGATGAAGTAATTGAATATGAGTTAGAAAATATAGCTGTTGAATTTATAGGATTTAAAGGAAGACCATCTCACTATGAGCTTCTATTGAGAATGGGAGAATCACTCGGAATACCAAGAGAGAAAATCCTTAATATGCAACCATTACCAGATACACAGTTTGCTATTAACACTTGGAGAAGAATTGCTGAGGAAAAACACTGGCTAATTACTATGGCTTGCATGCATAGTTTAGAGCTAATTGCAGATCGTAGTTTGAGAAATTATGGTGCAAAACTACACTATTTTGATCCACAAATATTAACGTCTAATGAATACCCCAAGGCAGTTAAGGATTTTTTAAGAGAGGGTTATGAAGCTGATGTTTCACATGCTGGAGAGGCTTTACACCTAGTTGAAAAATACGCTAAGGGAATGGAAGAAGAAATCCAGGTAAATGTATTAAGATCATTTGATGCTTTTTCCAAGTATTTATTTGCTAGATTGGAAAGGGGAATCGAATTAGAACCACAACTCATAAGGGTGATTACAAAATGA
- a CDS encoding alcohol dehydrogenase catalytic domain-containing protein has protein sequence MKALVFDKSGIDNLKYTDYEDPKIGPNDVLIRVKYAGVNPVDYYTVTRLNVKPIPHIPGVEFAGEVEKVGEKVTKVKPGDKVTIYGRIFDGTCDMCMVGYETLCRNGGRIGVDTNGGWSEYIAVEEKYVFKLPNEFSWELGSSITVSALTAYHALKEANLKPGETLVVFGASGNTGMFAVQLGKKFGAKVIAVSRKSWLKNFGADIVVGYDEVEEKVKEFTNGKMADVVIDSLGGKLWNKGFSVVGVKGRIVTFGTLLGAEVSLNLSELYSKHISILGVNRGNRKDFVELLELCKDCKVKTHRVYKLEEGKEALKELFNEKRDGRIFLST, from the coding sequence GTGAAGGCATTAGTTTTTGATAAAAGTGGAATAGATAACCTTAAATATACAGATTATGAAGATCCAAAAATCGGTCCAAACGACGTATTAATTAGAGTGAAATATGCTGGAGTAAACCCAGTAGATTATTATACTGTAACGAGACTAAATGTAAAACCGATTCCTCATATACCGGGTGTAGAGTTCGCTGGAGAAGTTGAGAAAGTAGGTGAAAAAGTAACTAAAGTTAAACCCGGTGACAAGGTTACCATTTACGGTAGAATTTTCGATGGAACTTGTGATATGTGTATGGTCGGTTACGAGACTCTATGTAGAAATGGTGGAAGGATAGGAGTAGATACAAACGGTGGCTGGAGCGAGTACATTGCGGTTGAGGAAAAGTATGTATTTAAATTACCTAATGAATTTTCATGGGAGTTAGGAAGTAGTATAACTGTATCAGCTTTAACTGCTTATCATGCATTAAAAGAGGCTAATTTAAAGCCTGGAGAGACTTTGGTAGTTTTTGGTGCATCTGGAAATACTGGAATGTTTGCAGTACAGTTAGGCAAGAAATTTGGTGCTAAAGTTATTGCTGTAAGTAGGAAGAGTTGGCTAAAGAATTTTGGTGCAGATATAGTTGTTGGATATGATGAAGTTGAAGAGAAGGTGAAAGAATTTACTAATGGAAAAATGGCTGATGTTGTAATTGATTCCTTAGGAGGGAAGTTATGGAATAAGGGATTTTCTGTTGTTGGTGTAAAAGGAAGAATAGTAACATTCGGGACTCTTTTAGGTGCAGAGGTTAGTTTAAATCTATCTGAACTTTATTCTAAGCATATTTCAATATTGGGAGTTAATAGAGGAAATAGGAAGGATTTCGTTGAGTTACTAGAATTATGTAAAGATTGTAAAGTGAAGACTCACAGGGTTTACAAACTCGAAGAAGGTAAAGAAGCCTTAAAAGAATTGTTTAACGAGAAGAGGGATGGAAGAATTTTCCTCTCAACTTAA
- a CDS encoding SepZ protein: MAGVNLSRRVLGAVLAGLGIAGWVLTVIMVFSLPYSLYADDALVASVVASGVVTVVGGLLMGLWN, translated from the coding sequence ATGGCTGGTGTTAATTTATCAAGGAGAGTATTAGGAGCCGTATTAGCTGGATTAGGAATAGCTGGATGGGTTCTAACAGTAATAATGGTTTTTTCATTACCATATAGTCTGTATGCAGACGACGCATTAGTAGCTTCTGTTGTAGCCTCTGGTGTGGTTACAGTAGTTGGAGGACTATTAATGGGGTTATGGAATTGA
- a CDS encoding heavy metal-associated domain-containing protein, producing the protein MQEISFKVSGIYCDNCVRRVHKALSTLKGVIDIQILPNFNEEYAEVYLKCERKIPREEIEDVISEVSQETPYHEYRVIWGKHKLFFS; encoded by the coding sequence ATGCAAGAAATTAGCTTTAAAGTATCTGGTATATACTGTGATAACTGCGTTAGAAGAGTACATAAAGCCCTTTCAACGTTGAAAGGAGTAATTGATATTCAAATTCTCCCTAACTTTAATGAAGAATATGCTGAAGTATATTTGAAATGTGAAAGGAAAATACCTAGAGAAGAAATTGAAGATGTGATAAGTGAAGTTTCACAAGAAACTCCATATCATGAATATAGGGTTATTTGGGGAAAGCATAAACTATTCTTCAGTTAA
- a CDS encoding cbb3-type cytochrome c oxidase subunit I: MKIKILEKDTYKSHISIEYSVGGVMASVEELKRQDMERLAEWAMEYKRIQEKEAKRSAFIKVLYTEDYRFLSLKLAIAGLVWFFIGGAFALFLRSQAGLASTGIPMVVSPSYYFQAMTNHVMDMIFGMAFTFVFALAFYMIPALNGTRLVKWPKIANAGFWLNNFALLMMNFGGVQNQYLFTFLNPLKDSPTWYIGYGLMVVAEWMEIASVIGTSFVGRVKGKLVPTAIGFIVMDMIMMALANVSVFIADMWSLFSPIGGLGINFFGVPNAEVWKGLFWFADHPLVYFVPYTLSGATVALLPLYARRPIYSYRFMRWLIPVLFVLGSSVYVHHLGDDPWPLVLRDIFAQTTTALIAIPFAAFWLLFFITLGDPRKLKWDAGLAFLYAAAVWNIIGGIQAEPTNPVQAVDPTIHNTAWIFSHFHIMLALYSVGGVFGAVYAAGPYLFGRKWYSEKLSWLHFWGWNAGMGLFVTASAIGGFYGLIRREVAWAAFYEPYYQLIMIGGWIAGFSLIVFTFNLVLTLLYGEKVKETDIPLWAVLSIALERYGLRREGYKEEELPVALPADGMVRVEEFVRATERASSGSGVQASGTQAKGEGFTKVTESKADTDLKINK; this comes from the coding sequence GTGAAAATAAAAATCTTAGAAAAAGATACTTATAAATCCCATATATCAATAGAATATTCAGTAGGAGGAGTTATGGCGTCAGTGGAGGAACTAAAAAGGCAAGACATGGAAAGGCTCGCTGAATGGGCAATGGAATATAAGAGAATACAAGAGAAGGAGGCAAAAAGAAGTGCATTTATAAAAGTGCTATACACAGAAGATTATAGATTTCTCTCACTGAAGCTGGCAATAGCTGGCTTAGTTTGGTTCTTCATAGGTGGAGCTTTTGCACTATTCTTAAGGTCACAAGCAGGATTAGCATCAACTGGAATTCCAATGGTAGTTTCCCCGTCCTATTATTTCCAAGCTATGACTAATCACGTAATGGACATGATATTTGGAATGGCTTTTACATTTGTTTTCGCATTAGCTTTCTACATGATACCAGCGCTAAACGGGACTAGACTAGTAAAATGGCCTAAAATTGCTAATGCCGGCTTTTGGTTAAATAATTTTGCTTTATTGATGATGAATTTTGGAGGAGTACAAAATCAATATCTGTTCACATTCTTAAATCCACTAAAAGATTCTCCTACTTGGTATATCGGTTATGGTTTGATGGTAGTAGCAGAATGGATGGAAATAGCTTCTGTCATAGGAACATCGTTTGTCGGTAGAGTTAAAGGTAAATTAGTTCCAACTGCTATAGGTTTCATAGTAATGGATATGATAATGATGGCATTAGCTAATGTATCTGTATTTATTGCTGATATGTGGTCATTATTCTCGCCCATAGGAGGATTAGGCATAAACTTCTTCGGTGTTCCTAATGCAGAAGTATGGAAAGGATTATTCTGGTTTGCTGATCATCCATTAGTTTATTTCGTTCCATACACCCTAAGCGGTGCAACAGTGGCATTATTACCATTATATGCCAGAAGACCCATATACAGTTACAGGTTTATGAGATGGTTAATTCCAGTATTGTTTGTTTTAGGTTCCAGCGTTTACGTTCATCATTTAGGAGACGATCCATGGCCATTGGTATTAAGAGATATTTTCGCTCAAACTACAACAGCATTAATTGCAATACCCTTTGCCGCGTTTTGGTTATTATTCTTTATAACGTTAGGTGATCCAAGAAAGCTAAAATGGGATGCTGGTCTAGCATTCTTGTATGCTGCTGCAGTATGGAACATAATTGGTGGTATACAAGCTGAACCTACTAACCCAGTTCAAGCTGTCGATCCAACAATCCACAATACCGCTTGGATTTTCTCTCACTTTCATATTATGCTAGCCTTATACTCAGTTGGTGGGGTTTTTGGTGCTGTTTATGCAGCCGGACCATATTTATTTGGTAGAAAATGGTATAGTGAGAAATTATCATGGTTACATTTCTGGGGATGGAACGCTGGTATGGGATTATTCGTTACAGCTTCTGCTATCGGCGGTTTCTATGGATTAATAAGAAGAGAAGTAGCTTGGGCTGCGTTCTACGAGCCATATTATCAACTTATTATGATTGGAGGATGGATTGCAGGTTTCTCCTTGATAGTATTCACGTTTAACTTAGTACTCACACTACTATATGGAGAAAAAGTTAAAGAAACTGATATACCATTATGGGCCGTGTTATCAATAGCCTTAGAAAGATATGGATTAAGAAGAGAGGGATATAAGGAAGAAGAGTTACCAGTTGCTTTACCAGCTGATGGTATGGTTAGGGTTGAAGAATTTGTTAGAGCAACAGAGAGGGCTTCTTCTGGTAGTGGAGTACAAGCTAGTGGTACTCAAGCTAAAGGAGAGGGATTTACAAAGGTAACAGAAAGCAAAGCAGATACAGATTTAAAAATAAATAAGTAA
- a CDS encoding ethylbenzene dehydrogenase — translation MANGYISLIVLGLIVFLVIVGVAYGVDYMLNSAEVASDTITAYYVPNATINLGTPGQEPFWQSIPWTAVPLVPTVPVPDGISGHTQTVYVRAAWTYVDGVPYVIIDMKAPVVGQESWLACPERTPQGQIWAPFPIPEPKGWWVVNVSYKASDQGVASVYTLPTSEQIGYPPNQALTNPITIYVYNVSGKLYGQIVGAVNPQGVPLNNGQPINITSIDLIVNGSINVTSLEQFLKLGLNGTTWFQDAYNLFYPEDTAGYVSLFYNSTYMYPERFAIMWLLGGVPSDWTQIAYTPHMMPGTSGALSAGQAEIWFFNDNPRGNNTQDPGYPGPTFFSRTSPPPYIHWPSYKDPLNLGYLPNQGLIADIYVNGSSIYYIGGNYLSTFPPIDNPHINPWEVWNGLVNKSLLWDPSVVATGFQFYNTPTGPWMIIEFARTFSTVGVSNGQGESHYQVQLQPGHTYWVAFAVFQGGAGESVDFKSISFWWRIYIQPADPQQSVLPLFIITNSILSPIVAVAIINRNTMMSELNRISMSLPKFIRSMLLLILLVSLPIFNGIYAVIDSIRRLSI, via the coding sequence ATGGCTAATGGATATATATCGTTAATTGTTCTAGGTCTAATTGTTTTTTTAGTTATAGTTGGAGTAGCATATGGCGTAGATTATATGTTGAATTCTGCAGAAGTAGCTAGTGATACTATTACGGCGTATTATGTACCTAATGCCACAATTAATTTAGGAACTCCTGGACAAGAGCCATTCTGGCAGTCAATTCCATGGACTGCAGTTCCCTTAGTGCCAACTGTACCAGTTCCCGATGGAATTTCTGGTCATACTCAAACCGTTTATGTAAGAGCGGCATGGACATATGTTGATGGTGTACCATACGTAATAATTGATATGAAGGCACCAGTTGTAGGACAAGAATCATGGTTAGCATGTCCAGAGAGGACTCCTCAAGGTCAAATATGGGCACCTTTTCCAATTCCAGAACCTAAAGGATGGTGGGTAGTTAATGTATCATATAAAGCCTCAGACCAAGGTGTAGCATCAGTTTATACATTACCTACTTCAGAACAGATAGGATACCCACCTAATCAGGCACTTACTAATCCTATAACAATATACGTATACAATGTTAGCGGAAAGCTGTATGGGCAAATAGTAGGTGCTGTTAATCCTCAAGGAGTGCCTTTAAACAATGGACAGCCGATTAACATAACTTCTATAGACTTAATTGTTAATGGTAGCATAAATGTTACATCACTTGAGCAATTCTTAAAGCTAGGACTAAACGGTACTACATGGTTCCAAGATGCGTATAATTTATTCTATCCAGAGGATACTGCAGGTTACGTTTCACTATTCTATAACAGTACCTATATGTACCCAGAGAGGTTTGCTATTATGTGGCTATTAGGTGGTGTTCCAAGTGATTGGACACAAATAGCTTATACGCCTCACATGATGCCTGGTACTTCAGGAGCTTTATCTGCTGGTCAAGCAGAAATATGGTTCTTTAATGATAACCCAAGAGGTAATAACACTCAAGATCCCGGTTATCCTGGACCTACATTCTTTAGTAGAACTTCTCCGCCTCCGTATATACACTGGCCTTCATATAAAGATCCATTAAATCTCGGTTACCTACCAAATCAAGGTCTAATAGCTGATATTTATGTTAATGGATCGTCAATATATTATATTGGCGGAAACTATCTATCAACATTCCCACCAATTGATAATCCTCATATAAACCCGTGGGAAGTTTGGAACGGGTTAGTAAATAAGTCACTGCTCTGGGACCCATCTGTTGTCGCTACTGGATTTCAGTTCTATAATACACCAACCGGTCCATGGATGATTATAGAATTTGCGCGAACATTTAGTACAGTAGGGGTATCTAACGGTCAAGGAGAATCTCATTATCAAGTACAATTACAGCCTGGACATACTTATTGGGTAGCTTTTGCAGTATTCCAAGGTGGTGCTGGTGAGTCTGTTGACTTTAAGTCAATATCATTCTGGTGGAGGATTTATATACAGCCTGCTGATCCTCAACAATCAGTTTTACCATTGTTTATTATAACTAATTCAATTCTATCTCCTATTGTAGCAGTAGCGATAATAAATAGAAATACTATGATGAGTGAACTAAATAGAATTTCCATGAGTTTACCAAAGTTTATTAGATCTATGCTACTACTTATTCTGCTAGTTAGTTTACCAATCTTTAATGGAATTTATGCAGTTATAGACTCAATAAGGAGGCTTTCAATATGA
- a CDS encoding CBS domain-containing protein codes for MEPTVIIDVDRCVGCFMCEKACALAKCIEVDEVDRIAKVVRPWDCTGCGACERVCPYSCIIVISDPAEVSIRAKITVSRVTRYMNKPVIMCNGNERIFEIAKIMSNFNIASLPFYREEKLNIITESDVVKLYLNRKDDISEFENLAITVIEKETIFDAIKIMLEKDIGHLPVISVKGEIIGMLSIRDCLRGISVTDIINTKLLPFKGTESIRDVVKDFKHIVVDENTTLIDALQIMSREKVKALIVQGEKIGIFTIRDAIKMIGNKSREDEKIKPREVPKLSINDKINKAVSIMLQHNLRHLIISDENSNYYLMQVKELIKDMIWVEKPIID; via the coding sequence GTGGAGCCTACAGTTATAATTGATGTCGATAGATGCGTTGGTTGTTTTATGTGTGAAAAAGCATGCGCACTGGCAAAATGTATAGAAGTGGATGAAGTTGATAGGATAGCTAAAGTAGTTAGACCCTGGGACTGTACGGGATGTGGGGCATGTGAAAGAGTTTGCCCATATTCATGCATAATAGTAATATCTGATCCTGCGGAAGTCAGTATAAGAGCAAAGATAACAGTAAGTAGAGTAACAAGATATATGAATAAACCAGTAATTATGTGTAATGGGAATGAGAGAATATTTGAAATAGCTAAGATAATGAGTAACTTTAATATAGCTTCTTTACCGTTCTACAGAGAAGAAAAACTTAACATTATCACAGAGAGTGATGTAGTAAAACTTTATTTAAATAGAAAGGATGATATATCTGAATTTGAAAATCTTGCCATAACTGTAATAGAGAAAGAGACAATATTCGATGCTATAAAGATAATGTTAGAGAAAGATATTGGACATCTTCCAGTAATATCTGTCAAAGGAGAGATTATTGGAATGTTATCTATAAGGGACTGTTTAAGGGGTATTAGTGTAACAGATATAATAAATACTAAATTATTGCCATTTAAAGGGACTGAATCTATAAGAGATGTGGTGAAAGATTTTAAACACATAGTAGTTGATGAAAATACTACTCTCATAGATGCATTGCAAATAATGAGTAGGGAAAAAGTTAAAGCGCTTATTGTACAAGGAGAAAAAATAGGTATCTTTACTATTAGAGATGCTATCAAAATGATCGGAAATAAGAGTAGGGAAGACGAGAAGATAAAGCCTAGAGAAGTACCTAAACTTTCTATTAATGATAAAATAAATAAAGCAGTAAGCATAATGTTACAGCATAATCTTAGGCATCTGATAATATCTGATGAAAATAGTAACTATTATCTGATGCAAGTTAAGGAATTAATAAAAGATATGATTTGGGTAGAGAAACCTATTATAGACTAA